One genomic window of Mycobacteriales bacterium includes the following:
- a CDS encoding HAD-IB family hydrolase, with the protein MWPLSRRARDGRAVRAVLAGEAAAAAAEVDVAAAVPIDPTAAAFFDVDNTMIMGSSIYYFARGLAARKFFDTRDLAAFAWQQVKFRIGGRESTGDMLQAREAALAFVAGKRVDEIVRHAEDIYDDLMAERIWSGTRALAQAHLDVGQRVWLVTATPVELASVIAHRLGFTGALGTAAEVRDGVYTGHLVGEPLHGPAKAEAVRALAEREHLDLTRCAAYSDSVNDLPMLSLVGRPVAVNPDSVLRAKARTAGWEIRDFRTGRKAAKVGVPSALGVGALTGAAVTVAVRRRRSTGAVTAGLQRVPRPRIPTR; encoded by the coding sequence GTGTGGCCGCTCTCACGCCGTGCCCGCGACGGCCGGGCAGTGCGTGCGGTGCTCGCGGGCGAGGCCGCCGCGGCGGCCGCCGAGGTCGACGTCGCCGCCGCCGTACCGATCGATCCCACCGCGGCGGCGTTCTTCGACGTCGACAACACGATGATCATGGGCTCGTCGATCTATTACTTCGCCCGCGGCCTGGCCGCCCGCAAGTTCTTCGATACCCGCGACCTCGCGGCGTTCGCCTGGCAGCAGGTGAAGTTCCGGATCGGCGGCCGGGAGAGCACCGGAGACATGCTCCAGGCGCGGGAGGCGGCGCTGGCCTTCGTCGCCGGCAAGCGGGTCGACGAGATCGTCCGGCACGCCGAGGACATCTACGACGACCTGATGGCGGAGCGGATCTGGTCCGGCACCCGCGCGCTCGCCCAGGCGCATCTCGACGTGGGCCAGCGGGTCTGGCTGGTCACGGCGACCCCGGTCGAGTTGGCGTCCGTGATCGCCCACCGGCTCGGATTCACCGGCGCCCTCGGCACCGCGGCCGAGGTGCGCGACGGCGTCTACACCGGGCACCTGGTCGGTGAACCGCTGCACGGGCCGGCCAAGGCGGAGGCCGTGCGGGCGCTGGCCGAGCGTGAGCACCTGGACCTCACCCGCTGCGCGGCGTACAGCGACTCGGTCAACGACCTGCCGATGCTGTCGCTGGTCGGCCGCCCGGTCGCGGTCAATCCCGATTCGGTGCTGCGGGCCAAGGCGCGGACGGCCGGTTGGGAGATCCGGGATTTCCGCACCGGCCGCAAGGCCGCCAAGGTGGGCGTGCCGTCGGCCCTCGGCGTCGGCGCGCTCACCGGCGCCGCGGTCACGGTTGCGGTACGCCGCCGCCGGTCGACCGGCGCCGTGACCGCCGGGCTGCAGCGCGTACCGCGCCCGCGCATACCGACCCGATGA
- a CDS encoding squalene/phytoene synthase family protein has product MVSAVPVQPGLPVDAGIPSRPAGSPPDVRLDRFTADADPLPTGAGLLAPWQRRRLRTLYDYVGLVRSVPDRPAVLQADLLDALEDDLDRKHPRNPTIARTRRLAKSRGLPTTWLHQLISAARQDRLITHYSCFDDLLGYCRLSGSPLAQLTLGALGDDDPGNGDLAATVGSAARLLDLSSRVCVDADRGRVYLPQDELSTRRLRDDELTARPALAATRAAVEAQAHRAYYLLASAAPRLADLSWPARIALTGMVTDALTLHHAMRAERYDTTGWPFVPPRPDRIRAFATGLTRPHRLAGFAD; this is encoded by the coding sequence GTGGTCAGCGCCGTCCCGGTCCAGCCTGGTCTCCCCGTCGACGCGGGCATCCCATCGCGCCCCGCCGGATCCCCGCCGGACGTCCGGCTCGACCGGTTCACCGCCGACGCGGATCCGCTGCCGACCGGCGCCGGGCTGCTTGCCCCGTGGCAGCGCCGCCGCCTGCGCACGCTCTACGACTACGTGGGCCTCGTCCGGAGCGTCCCGGACCGGCCGGCCGTCCTGCAGGCCGACCTCCTCGACGCGCTGGAGGACGACCTCGACCGCAAGCATCCGCGCAACCCGACGATCGCCCGGACCCGTCGGCTGGCCAAGAGCCGCGGGCTGCCCACCACCTGGCTGCATCAGCTGATCTCCGCGGCCCGGCAGGACCGGCTGATCACCCACTACTCCTGCTTCGACGATCTGCTCGGCTACTGCCGACTCTCGGGGTCACCGCTGGCGCAACTCACCCTCGGTGCCCTCGGCGACGACGATCCCGGTAACGGCGATCTCGCCGCCACCGTGGGCAGTGCGGCCCGGTTGCTCGATCTGTCGAGCCGGGTCTGCGTCGATGCCGACCGCGGCCGGGTCTACCTGCCGCAGGACGAACTCAGCACCCGACGGCTGCGCGACGACGAACTCACCGCCCGCCCCGCCCTTGCGGCAACGCGGGCGGCGGTCGAGGCGCAGGCACACCGGGCCTACTACCTGCTGGCCAGCGCGGCTCCGCGCCTGGCGGATCTGTCCTGGCCGGCGCGCATCGCTCTGACCGGCATGGTCACCGACGCGCTGACCCTGCACCACGCGATGCGGGCGGAGCGGTACGACACCACCGGCTGGCCGTTCGTCCCGCCGCGGCCCGATCGCATCCGGGCATTCGCGACCGGCCTCACCCGCCCGCACCGACTGGCCGGCTTCGCCGATTGA